A window from Acidovorax sp. T1 encodes these proteins:
- a CDS encoding anti-sigma factor family protein, whose product MNTDRPPPSIPPVTEADLHAFVDGRLPAERQVEIAAYLAARPEDAQRLEAYRAHKRELHALFDPVLDEQPPQRLLKSARPRAVPQTPWYLQRLAAGIAIAVISGATGWGLRGGLPAGGDDAGRMAAAAPAERGLTLASAGGFAQRAAVAHAVYSPDPRRPVEVDAAHEDQLVAWLSKRMGAPMKPPYLQAQGYTLEGGRLLPGGQGPVAQFMYRNELGSKLTLYVSNDVADVGSAAGPDKALQASVKNTDTAFRFAREGVVNVFYWVDGPFGYALSSDADRSVLAQVSAEVYRHLGTPR is encoded by the coding sequence ATGAATACCGACCGTCCGCCACCGTCCATTCCCCCGGTCACCGAGGCCGACCTGCATGCGTTCGTTGATGGCCGCCTGCCCGCTGAGCGCCAGGTCGAGATCGCCGCTTATCTGGCCGCACGCCCTGAAGACGCGCAGCGCTTGGAGGCCTACCGGGCGCATAAGCGCGAACTGCACGCCTTGTTCGATCCCGTGCTGGATGAACAGCCGCCGCAGCGCCTGCTGAAATCGGCGCGCCCGCGCGCCGTGCCGCAGACGCCTTGGTACCTCCAGCGCCTGGCCGCTGGGATCGCCATCGCCGTCATCAGCGGCGCCACAGGCTGGGGCTTGCGGGGCGGCCTGCCCGCGGGGGGCGACGATGCCGGCCGCATGGCCGCCGCGGCACCCGCCGAGCGCGGCCTGACGCTGGCGTCAGCGGGCGGCTTCGCGCAGCGCGCGGCGGTGGCTCACGCGGTATACAGTCCCGACCCGCGCCGCCCGGTCGAGGTGGACGCGGCGCACGAAGACCAGCTCGTGGCCTGGCTGTCCAAGCGCATGGGCGCGCCGATGAAGCCGCCGTACCTGCAGGCCCAGGGCTATACGCTGGAAGGCGGGCGCCTGTTGCCGGGCGGCCAGGGGCCGGTGGCGCAGTTCATGTACCGCAACGAGCTCGGCAGCAAACTGACGCTGTACGTATCCAACGATGTCGCCGACGTGGGCAGTGCCGCGGGGCCGGACAAGGCACTGCAGGCCAGCGTGAAGAACACAGACACGGCCTTCCGCTTCGCACGCGAAGGTGTGGTCAATGTCTTCTACTGGGTCGACGGTCCCTTCGGCTACGCCCTGTCGTCCGACGCCGACCGCAGCGTGCTGGCGCAGGTGTCGGCCGAGGTCTAT